TTTcctttgtaatgtatatatgtcaaCCCATATTATACACCATATGTTAGTTTATACAAATTAAGTACCACATGCATatgaattaatataataaataaaataggtctataacattatttttatgttccatatacattttatatattcatcatcaatgtacatgtatatgtttgctaTGAATTAATTTCGGTTACAGAAtatgaaatacatgttttatttaacTAAATTGTCTTGATCAAATCAAAAGATAAActtaaaagtacatgtacatatataattatgcaCTTGTAAAATGCACAATAACCTTAATTCTctgtataaaaatattaataatgtatcaaagatactgtacatgtttgaaaaaaaattgttactATAGCTGCCTAGTACTTATAACTATTTGACAAAATGAAGTAAATATTTGTGTGACAGGTCTTCCCCATGCTGAAGCAGTTTGGTGCTACAGGATTATTGATTGAGTATGAGGATATGTTCCCCTATTGGGGAGACCTGGAAGAGATAGCTTGTGAATATGCTTACAGGTAAACCTTATAGCTATTCAGCCCCATTGGATCATATctaaaattatataaagttatagatatatatataataacctgCTCCTGTAAAAAGAATAATGATCATCATATGATGGTGTAATCATTTATAGATGgaaaatttgattattttttgctGTCATTGGATAAAAATTTTGAGAATCAGAAATCAAATTAGACTGTTTTAcctttgatttttgtttaacTTATATAACTTGATGTTTACAGTAAGGAAGCCATAGAGAGGATTTTACAGCTTGCTGCTGATAATGATCTCATAGTCATCCCATTGGTTCAGACATTTGGCCATTTTGAGGTTAGATCTTGATattatgatgattttaaagcatttCAAGTTGATGTTAAAACTTTCTCACAATCCACAGATAGAGTTATCCGCATCTGTAGCTAAGGgtttatgtatattaattacTCAACACTtcttatttatgaaattcaatgtaCCAAATTAGGTGTACTTATGGCGttcttcaatattttcaaaaacttcTTATCTATGGTAAATAGTAAATAAACGTACACCTTACTTACCTGGTACAATTGCTGAATATTTATGTTCAAGATGTTCTAGTTTTTGTCACTTTTTTGAATAATAAATGAAAGAAACTAttttgatttcaaccaaatttgtttcttttcagtttgtattaaaacatgaaaaGTTTGCATCGTTACGAGAAGTTCCAACTTTTCCCATGGCACTCTGTCCCTCCAATGCTGATTCTCTCACAGCTGTCACCATGATGATTGACCAAGTGATTCAACTTCACCCAGGGATACGGTGGTTCCATATAGGGGCTGATGAGGTAACCAAAATATATGTGGTTTTCAACTTTACCAGGAAGTAAGGTCATTGTTGTTTCATATCCATATATTGCATCAGCAAATATTTTCAGAGAATTAAATTTGTATTCAACTTTTTcctgtgtttatatatatatacatgtataagtaaaaACGAACCATGtgcatgtgatggtttccatatacataaaaagaaaacataactataaaacagttttttctgccctgtatatatgtataagccATCAACTTGGATGTGTTGGTGGCCGGATGGTACAATTGATCACTTTCTGTTTCATCAAGATGATATAGGTTTGATTCCCTGATCAGGTACGACTACATTGGTGTGGAGTCACCCAGATCTGATGTTATGAGTTTTCCTCTGGAACTCTGGTTTAGcacttaaaatattttgacatacCTGCAGTGTGTACTTAAATCTTGGCCAAAAAGCTCAATCAGTATAAGTTTAAACAGTTTGTTTcacaattgaaatatatttaaccCGAGACAATGGCTTTCCTGTTTTTTGTCCTGGGAATTACATGACTAATATTGTTTGTCAGTGAGtagtttacttccaaatagtaaaattgatattttcttgTTCTAGGTGTACCACATCGGCGTCTGTGACAAGTGTAAGAAGAGGATGAGTCTGGAGAACTTGTCTACGCAGCAGATTTTCTTTGCCCATACACAGACTGTTTTACTCTACCTCAAGGCCAAATATCCGGACGTCAAGGCAATCATGTGGGACGACATGATGCGCTTTACTGAACTCCCTGTTCTCCAAGGTATAACAAAAGTTTGATGTACTCAGTGAAATTTAATGTAATTCAATGTAAGAAGATCTGAACCAATCTTTTTGGTTTTTGCTGAAGtgacatctacatgtattggtGACTTGAATATAAGATATTTAAATCAGCTCTTCCTAGCTGTAAGAACTCCAGGAAATCCAATAAACAACCTCTGGTTGTGATTTGTTCTGTATTTCTGTATTACATTAGTTTGATATGCATATGTAGGTCAATGAAGGCGATATGATGTTTTGTAGGGTCTGGACTTGGAGGTCTGGTAGATGTGATGGTGTGGCACTACCTCAGTAACTTCCTACTCCCGGCTGGTAAGTCACACAAACACTGTCCACAgctatatatcataaataaaagttactaaatcatCTTAGTTCCCGATTGTATGTACAAGTCTCTGCTGATAACAGTATATTTAACAAATCATGGTCAGATGGTCAAATAGCATAAACAGTACATGCTACCTGGCATAGTGGTAGCATGTGTCATTAACAAAAACTGTCAGGATTAAATACCCTGATCTTATGTGAAAGTGTTTAGTGTTTAATTACCTGCAGTCCAACCACACACGTCTTGCTAAATCATATTCAGTTTCCTTCCATGTTGTAGTACCCCATACATGTTTTACTCCCCACAAGATATTTTGACATGTATTGAAATAAGTCATAGCAGTAAATTAATACTTTGTCATGTTGTAACTTGGTTTTCTAATATTATTGTTACAATCCATTAAATATGTTCTATTTCTAGATATATGGGACAAGTTTTCTAAAGTGTTTCCAAACATCTGGTTCGCCAGTGCGTTTAAAGGTGCTACAGGTTCCAGTGTGTATGTAACAAACATCAAATATCACGTGGAGAACCACATCAGCTGGCTACAGGTACTGGAGAAGGAGAAACCCAAATTCCATAACTTCCGTGGCTTCGCTATCACAGGCTGGCAGAGGTAAGATAGTTTTCTTCAGAAACAGATCATAATGACATACTATCTGTTGTCTGCTTAACACTCATTTAGGCAAACTGAATTTATTTTAACACTCTTTCCATAGTAAACATTTGGAAGTTGTATGAAACAGGAATAAAAATATGCAATGTCAAGGTCCTTAATTGGACCTAATGGTTTCTATAATCTCTCTAGACAgatgttttatcaatttaacCTGCCATAAATGGCAATTGACATTCTACTAACATTAATTGTTACAGTACATTTTTTAGGGTGgatattttcagttttgcaGGACATTGCTACATATAGTCGGAAAAATTGTATTCctgaaatttgagaaatgtaTTGACCTCTTATAGCCAAATCacaaaacattgtttttttttgtaatagtgTTGGCCCAAATAGCAACAATTTTGACCCCGGCCTGAAAATAACCAGCTTTATAGGCAATGTTGACTACGTCACATATCACAATATATGACATATATTATCGTAGGTATGACCACTATGCTATCCTCTGTGAACTATTACCACAGGCACTGCCATCTCTCGCTATTTGCCTCGCAATTGTCAATAAAGGTAAGTCTAATGATGcttgtgaaataaataatttaaaatttatttgttaaagtgaagtgataatacctataaaagttacaaatatatttttaggaTCATTAAAATATAACGATTCTCAACCAGTCCTATTATCTATCAAGAAGGCCTAGATATTATATAATGGACATCATAATATCCATGAATTGTTCTTTTAGCAGAATATGTTTTCATTGacaaatatgtttctgtttgaTCTTTATGTAGGCACATTTACTTATGATATCCACAACGAGGTTTCTAAGCAACTGAAATCTACAAGTCTCATTCCTATCAACGCACCACACTTGTAAGTATGGAACTATCATTATTTGTTCTGAAAAAGATTAATAAACTACATGATGTTTTTCATCTTCCAATCCAAAGTCTGAGTAATAAGTTATTTGCATTtagttgttttcatttttcttatCAATCAAgaattatgtacattgtatttacaattAAGTAAGAATTAGGATATCCTAGttgatgttttttgtttaaaaaataaattattatttcgtTTGTTTTTCTTCCTTTGTAGAAGTGTAGACTTGAATTATTATCTTGGTTGTATGTTTTTAAGGAGCGAGATGCCCCATGTGGAGTTTCCGGGGTCAGACATATACAAGGCAATGCTGGAGTTTATCCGAGTTGACCTGGCTTTTGATGACTTCATGAACAATGAGGCGTAAGCTTATATCTAAAACACACTGCAGACAAATTGTTTAAAAGAGAGTTAATGAATGTATTTATTATCGTTAAAGTTTAATGTAATAATTATCTTGTAAGTTAAAGATAAATTGAATTTAAGTATAGAGATATGGTATATAACTTTCCAGTTTGTCTCCCAAATGTAAATTGACGCCTTCCTTATTTATACCACTACTTAATGAGCTAGCTAAATGAAACTAATTAAATTAAAGATTTCTTTATctgttaattgatatttttttaattgaaatggTTTTAGTCGATTGACCTGGATGAATGAATACCACTTAAAGCGGAACTTTGCCAACCCTGTCCATGTGGAACCTCTTCTAGCTCAAGCTGTAGAGTGAGTGTCAAAATGTGGCTAATTATGAAAGGAAAATTGTGtattaaggtagctccatacttttgggaaaacccatgtcatttttttctaacaggtcttattttcttgcatttttcatgtagatttcaaatctgtaaagataaatgggtgttctcgaattACTTTTTGAggtatttgagcttgaaatataccatccatgcaaatttgctgaccgaaaatagaaaaattcgtaaaattatgttttctgtaatattagggtgaatatagtctcgatcctgttgattttttgtcctaaatttcttacggtagaacaatatacaagactattttatttttaccaatgcgaactaatttttgttatttcccaggaccgtttctatacgtaattatcatgttttgccatattttcgccggtaaaaaatcaatgaataggccaaaaaggaaatgaaaacccatgtcaatttcacaatatttgtatatgatatgcccaaggtaatatgtttttcaaatatcatataaaaacacggggtcctcgatcaaaatttcacaattttgtaagcttgaagtttgtaactggCAACCCTACCCctatttcatccagtgctaagatgggttatatttgactattttttgaaaatcatgccgcaaaaaaacattccacatcagttcatacgtttttgtgatatgatatctggtttatgtctgtttgttttttttatgattttctccaaattgtgtgtttaaaggaaattcgtatgcgatttttttagaattccggaatttcggtccggccgggtcccctcttatgatttatagcgacgaacggcacttccggtgtttaaaaatccattcccatttacgacagcgACCGCAAAAACCacagagatagcatataattttcacttcattgcttttatttgatttatttaatgattttaaacattcaatattatatgtagacaattttcacccattgaaaaaaatatccaagtgtgatgtcgtggcgtatcggaaaccattctggaattcaaaacaacctccgcaacttccggtatatcGTCATGTaaattggcgcgattttcaagaaaaattgtgtattaatgaattattaaattGAGTCATATTATTCATAGTTTAGTTTATTGACAATGGGCTATAGTTAAAAACCCATATTGTTAATTATCTTTAAATTAATGCAATAAGATTTTTCAAGATACTATGACACATACAGATCacacataaaatattaaagacGACAGTATCTCTTGTCAAATGTGTAGAATTTGAAAGTATGgtataataatgtatacattgtatattaaatCAGGGTGCCAAATAATACtgtttctaaataaaatgattgtttttaacttttattatttGTACCTTTATAGGATCCTGGACAGCCTACAGATGTTGTACCGTAGACTCCAAACAGCCCTATCTCAGATATTCTACCCAAACACTGTCGATGAGTGGCTATCAGTCTTTCCAGGATATCGCATAGCTAAGCTTTCTGAGGTAGTGGACACTGTCCGAAATAATCTGGGTCAAAATAAGGACATGCAGACTTGAAGATAAATTTAGTGTTCAAACGAATTCATTGTTAGATAAATATTACACTTGTCCAGAAATATCGTTGATTGTGATAGTCATTGTGATAGAAATATATCTCCCAAGGAGTAGACAAGAGTGTTCATTGTGAATTATTAGAACTAGAATGCATGCATTGTTTCCTGATACAAATGTGCAGAGTGTTTTTTAGGCATTTATTTCATTGCATTTTGTAAAtgcaacattttattttcatttaccttaaagatgaaaattgaccaatgtacatatatgttttctttGGACATTCACATCAAGGTTTGGAATAATTAGTTTGGACAATGCATGTTTAAAACTGATCCTAATAATAATCAGATAATTCCCTCATGGTAATTATGACTTCCATTAGATAAAGTAATCAATTCTTGAACATTCTGTACTTAAGCTTGTCAAGGAATGACTGCTTAATTAATAAATTGTTTCCATTATATTCAATACAGTGCATGGTCATTTTCAAAACAGATAGCATTGTATCACGTAACCAAGAACAGCTATTATGCTTGCAATTCAATTCAGTTTGTTTTTCACTAATTTTTAAAGAATGAGTTACATGTCAGTTAGAAGGAGATTTactttttactttaaaaaattatcatactaattaaattttgaaactttttcGAATCATTCTTAAATATTTACACGTATGAAGTCATGCAACAtcttattttctataaatataaatgtcaatCATTTAGTAATCAATTTCCAAATTCCTTATTATAGACAAATGGTATATGCATGTCTGCTTTGGACATTTACATCaagatttgaaataattattatgGACATAATATAATGTACCATATAAGTTTTGAACTTGTAAGTAT
This portion of the Argopecten irradians isolate NY chromosome 6, Ai_NY, whole genome shotgun sequence genome encodes:
- the LOC138325715 gene encoding hexosaminidase D-like, with the translated sequence MAHHQDEHRLVHLDLKGAPPKVDYLEKVFPMLKQFGATGLLIEYEDMFPYWGDLEEIACEYAYSKEAIERILQLAADNDLIVIPLVQTFGHFEFVLKHEKFASLREVPTFPMALCPSNADSLTAVTMMIDQVIQLHPGIRWFHIGADEVYHIGVCDKCKKRMSLENLSTQQIFFAHTQTVLLYLKAKYPDVKAIMWDDMMRFTELPVLQGSGLGGLVDVMVWHYLSNFLLPADIWDKFSKVFPNIWFASAFKGATGSSVYVTNIKYHVENHISWLQVLEKEKPKFHNFRGFAITGWQRYDHYAILCELLPQALPSLAICLAIVNKGTFTYDIHNEVSKQLKSTSLIPINAPHLSEMPHVEFPGSDIYKAMLEFIRVDLAFDDFMNNEARLTWMNEYHLKRNFANPVHVEPLLAQAVEILDSLQMLYRRLQTALSQIFYPNTVDEWLSVFPGYRIAKLSEVVDTVRNNLGQNKDMQT